DNA from Electrophorus electricus isolate fEleEle1 chromosome 5, fEleEle1.pri, whole genome shotgun sequence:
ACAATTTAACACCCAagaatcatatttaaaaattagcACAGAATGAGTGGGCTCACAATTTGCTCATATTTCTCCCCTTGGCAGTTTtcatcacttgggactgccacatctattacattgtgtgtgtgtgtgtgtgtgtgtgtgtgtgtgtatatatgtatagagagagagagagacacacacaactctAATGCAAACAAGTAATTCCAAAAAAGAATTTCAGACTTGTTTTTTTAGTGcaatgtgtattttattgagGAAAAGCAAGGTTTAAATTTGTCAGGCAGCTACAAATCAGAATGATTATTAATAGTTgctacatgcacaaaaaaaatggttaaaaaagattgtgtatgtatgtgtgtgtatgtatgtgtgtgtgtgtgtgtgtgtgtgtgtgtgtttatatatatatatatatatatatatgtttatatatgtttatatatgtttatatatatatgtttatatatattacacacacacacacacacacacacagcacacaagtgggaaaataaattattctatACAAATTCAAGTTCTATACATGAAAGGCTCCAATAGGAGGCATCATACCACAGAATGGCACTCTCCTGAGACCAACCAGTGGCACAAATCCAGCCCTGCAGACCTACGCCGCTGCATAGTTTACAACACATCCTCTGTTTTAACACACCAGATTTGTTATTTTGCAAGAGGACCCAAGCTCTGCAGCGAGCTGGCCTTCAGGAGCTGGATTTACAGAAGATAGGTTTGGATTCTGCACAGCATTAGCTGCACTTTCTGTGTTGGCCAGTAGACGGCCACACAAAACTCAAGTAGTTTAAGTTCATCAGTCCTCTTTAGGTGCTTGGGGGCCCAGTTTGTGAGATCCTGAGGTCTCAAGGCCGGTTTGTTCCGTACGTCAGTCCAGTGGAGGCGGATGTCACACCTTTGGTGCAGGAGGAGGTGGTCTGAGAGCCTGGGAAAAGTAATATGATACTATAAAGATGTAGGTTTACTGAAGCATGCAGTTAATACTTTTTCAGATGCTAGTTATAGGTCCAAATATAGATGTTAATTTTAAACAGGTAGTAACAAAGAGAAACTCTCTTTCAAAACAATAACTCAATGTTTGCTAATTTTATCAAattcatttattataaattttgtgttttaaatcaGGAATAAAGGGCAATATTGGTGGGACTGGCCATGATACCTGCTTTGCTGCTCTGAAGTCTGTGTGCAGGCTTTTGGGCAGAGCTGTAGGCGGGACCTTGGGCGGAGCTGTAGGCGGGACCTTGGGCGGAGCTGTCGGCGGGACCTTGGGCGGAGCTGTCGGCGGGACCTTGGGCGGAGCTGTGGTCGGGACTTTGGGTGAGCCCTTAGGAGGATGAGGCGGGGGACCTTTAGGATGTACCAACTAAAAACAAAACGCATATTGCCTCATCACAACCACGGACCGACGTGGACAGACGACgtgaaaattaattaattttaagtgatgtgtgtgagagatcttCAGAAGTTACCATAGGAGGGGTTACTCTCTGAGGGCTGAAGTAGGATTTGCTGATTGGTGCAGGCTCTTTCTTCCGCATCTGACGGCTGGGGACATGAATAGCAGCACTCAGATGTACAGCTTGGGCCCACTCTAATAGGAGCgtttgtgctgttgtgtgtgtgtgtgtgtgtgtgtgtgtgtgtgtgtgtgtgtgtgtgtaacagtgagagaatatttgtatgtgtttctgcTCACCTAGTCTGACACTGGCGCTTTCTGCGTTTCATAAGATAGATGGCAACCAGAGCTAGGACGATCCCCAGTAGGATGAAGGTCACCACAACAACGGCAATGACTCCACCTTAAACAGAATGCGGAACAGGAGGTGTGGTTTTATCCGTCATAAGTGCTTCCCATACATCAACATTCCCAATTCGCTTTCTTACAAGCCCATAAAGCTGAGCTGATTTAACCCACAAACCAGGGGTTGTTATGCCAGATCACCTCACACTGAAACTTAAATCAAGATGTCCTGATTGATTCCTTGAACACCAGGAcggagatttttttaaaaaattccgGCTCCCAAGACCCTGAAATATGCAGCCAATATGTGGATCACAGGGCCGTGCACCTGCACCCTGGAACTGGAGTAGTATATATTTAGGCAGAGCTGGGCGAGAGCTGGGATTGGTGGAATCGGGAACCGGTTTTCTGCAGGATCTGGAGCTGGagacttaaaaaaaagtataaagttGTATGTACTTCTGGATAGGCCGCTGGTGGAACGCCTCTCACAGTCAGGCGGGAGCCAGCCAGGCTCACAAGTACACTCCAGCTTGTGATTGCACACCTgggggtcacacacacacacacacacaattacacacacacacacacacacacacacacacacaaagcactatGATCACACACATCCCGTGTCTTCTCTTCTGGTTCCACTGTATTTTGCATCACAGCCTGATTCGTTTGCACGGGCGGGATACGGATTTAATCTAGTCATGGCCTTTGTGAACTGAACTGGAGCAGAGAACCACACAAAAACGGATAGAACCTGGAAGTCCCTGTGACAACAGCGGGGACGTGGGATCGGTGAAGAGACGAAGGCAGGGATTACGGATCCCTCCTCCCCTGTGTAGTGCGGAAGGCAGGAGCTGTTGCCACTCACCCCGTGTCCTTGGCATTTGGCTGAGCAGTTTGTGGCCTTGTAGGCGGTTTCTAGGTCCACACACTGGTTCTTGCTGCAAACCTGAGAAATGGCGACAGACCAAGAAGAGATTCCTCAACtttgggtttatttttgttgttggaCATCGTGCAGAATCTTGTTTGGAACACCGCTGGTATATAGCAGTTACATTCCCTGAGGTCTGGGCACTAAAGGTGTTCCACTTTCCTTTATCTAGGAGTCGGGTTTCTTTTTCAACAACTGGGATCCCATTCTGAGCGTCCTATTCATTCTCCCTGAAGTAGAATTAAAGTAAAAGCGCTCGGTGCTGGGAAGGCCGGTTCTGCGACACCATGACGTGCACAGATGGCCGCAGGTTTTGGAGCTTGTGCCGGCAGTTGCTCTTCACCTCATTGTGTGTGCTGAGAGACGGCGTGATGATGACAGACCTTAAAATTAATTAGCCAGAATCTGTGCTGAAAAATGGACTCAAAAACTGCAGTTAATACAGCACATGGGCTGctaaaatattgtgtgtgtatactgtgcTCACAAGTGAAATGTAATATTATACACTTTAAAGCAATGTACAGATTACGAGTGTGGTTTCAGGACCGTCCAAAAAATTATGACAATTGCAAATCACGATCATAGGGCTCCAAGCACTTCACGGCCgtttatttttgaaagattTGAATCATTTTTTAACTGCTGATCCGTTTGAGAGCAGTGTTTCATAAAATGACTACTTCCCTGCTCATAATTCAGTCTTGTTGGTACTGTGCAAACCTTGGCTAAACCAGCTGGTATCTtggatatttttgtttgtcatttgcacattttatgGTGATTGTTTTCCTACGGGAGAGACTCGTTCAGCGTCAGATGACTCAAACATATGTCTAAGCCACACTGATCCTGCCTGACATGTTACCACCACGACACCACCACTAATGCTGGGttgtttctgttgctgtgtggATGCCACCATCAGTTATTCAGCACCCTCACAGTTCAGCACAAGAAGGAGCTCAGcatatttgaaacatttaactcgtataaaattatattaatatataattattctaTATTTGCATTGGCACATTTAACTAGCATTGAATTGcgttaatatttatttcttaaatataACATTAGTAAATGCATATTccaatgcatacatttactagtATGATATTTTTAACTATATGAAACCAAGTTGAGAggctttaataaaaaaaaaaaacaaaaaaactcaacaaataaaataaactaaacatgTAGAATAAGCAATATGAGCTGTTAAAAAGCTACTAAAATGATTtccagcaacaacaacaacataaaaaatggGCATGAAGTGCTTGGAGCTGCATGATCACTGCTATGTCAGTGTTAACGCCTTGCTCCAGGCGGTTCTTTAGTTCTCGTAGCCGTTACGGCAGAATGGTGAAATCACTGGTACGTGTGAATATTGAAAGCTATCCACGGAAACTGTAAACCTAAGTTGTAACTGCTTGTCAAAGATGTAGTCGCACAGACGCGAGCGCTAAGGCTACTCGCGAGGCGTTTGCCATGCACAACGAAACTAAATGTCTCTTCGAGCTCCTCCGTACTTGAGAAAAACCGTGAAGGTTTTCCACAGGGTATAATGGAATCTTTACAAACATGTCGATTTGCACTGGATTAATATAacctgaatttatttttatggccAATTTTCCAGAAGGTAAAAGCGCATGCATttggtaaaaatgactgacatggtGTGTTCGGACAGGACTTAAAAAAATGATATTACTAATGTAACTTATCCCGTCCAAATTACTGATTTAACTATTCCCATTCAAACAGggcttttgtttcatttggcCAGATTAAAAGCCTAATGGGGTTGGTCCTGGCCCACGGGCTGTGTGTTTGACACTCTATAGTGGTCATGGAACACGGGTTCACCTTTGTTTCTCTGTAGTGTTCGGTGAATGAGCTTTTACCTTGTCATTATCGCACTTGGTGCCCGTTTCCACTAGAGAATTGTCCTTGCTTATGTTGTCGAAGAAAGTGGTCTTGCAGTCGCCGATCCTGGCCAGGCGTCCGTTGGAGTTGATAGGGTTTTCCTGTCCTTTACTGCAGAAGAGCTTTCCACACAGTATGTCCCTAAGAGCAAAACCAGTTGGAGACAAGAAGGTGATATATGTTgctggggttttgtttttattttttttaatgctatcTACAAAACTAGGCACTAGTCTGATAATCAGGAAGCTGTCCTGGACTGATGTCCGATACGGCGAACACTCTCAGCGTGCTGGAACTGTGGATGCAAACTCAGTGATTCACTCGGTCCCGTCTGTTCACGTGCATGTGGGTTAAAAACACGTTGAAAACGGAGAAGCATCGCAATGGTTCAACGAATGGAATACACTCACTCTGTCTGGCAGCCGATGAACTGTTCGCTAGAGGGGCGGGAGCAGAAGCCGTAGAACAAACCCCTCTTGTTCTGCTCGTAGCAGTGGTTGCTTGCCACAACGGCATCTGGGGGACGCAAACGAAAGTGGGCATTTGAAAAACACAGCGCCTCCGCTCCGGGATTGGGACCCCAACGGCCGCGGCGGAACGCCCGCTCACCTGCTCCCCACATTTTGATGCACTCGTCTTTCCGCAGTGGGCAACTCCCGTTGTAGCAGTAGCCCATTTTGTTCTTGCAGGGCAGACCGTTGACGGCGAAGACATCCTCGGGGCAGACGCCGGACTGGCCCGAGCAGTACTCTGCAAGGTCGCACTCGTCGTGCTTCTCCCGGCACATGTATGAGGAGTCCAAGATCTGGGAGGTGTGAGAGAGGTCAGCTTTACCGGTGGGGGCAGGATTAGGGGCAGGGATGGGATTAAGATCGGTTTTtgatctgtttttctttgaCATGTTTCTGGATTAGTTTACTTTGCTTGTGCTTGTGGTCATTCTGACATGAACCTTCTTCACAGCAAGAGTTAACCCAGCCTGGCTGAACACAGGTCAAGCGTTGGTACAAGAGCGGTCAACCCGGGTCACTAGCCCCCTGTTGAACATGTGTTCCACCTTAGTCATTTTGTGTAGGAAGGGTTAATGTTTTTTGCTTCCTAGAGGCCAACTTAGCCTGCTTGACAGTATAGAAATAGTGGTTAATTTACACTGGAAATACAACAAAGAAATGTAGCAGCGTCTGGAAATTGCAGACAACCGTTGATCCAGGTTGAACTCGTAACCCACAAATCTTACATCCAGTTTTAATGACGAGTGACATTGTGTATCAGTATGTTATCAGTGACCCAGAGTGACTGCTGCTAGATCTGTACCACTGTCTATAATACATCCTTTCAGTACTGTTCACTGGAAATTCTTCGGCAGTGATCCAGCTGAGATAAGgctgtttgttatttattggaAGTGGGTTTCCTGCTCCAGGTTGGCTCTTGGCCTGCGTTTTCTCAGGAAGCGCTGCCACATGAGGGCTCTCACCTTGCACTCCCTGCAGCACTCCCCTTCTGCGCACTCCGAGCCCATCTTGAGCATACAGGTGGTGGCGTTGCAGCATGGGCACtcctgcgtgcacacacgcacatacacccacacccatacatcAGACAGGGTTCACTGGAAAATGACACATGTAGTATATAGGTAGAGTCTTGATGtcttaaaccaaacaaacagaaacacctAGTCTGAAGTCATAACTCTTAACCCTGTAGAGACACCAGCTAAAAATGGTCTACATATCAGTTGTCATTCATCTGCCTAATTTTTCACATACGCTCTCGCTTTAAAAAGGCGCCCTGCAAACGAAAACCAATTCACCAAAACAAGAACgcggtatgtgtgtgggggaacATGATTTGTTTTGCAAGCGCTCTCCTTTAAGCTCTGGCTGGAGGTGAGTTTCGACAGGTATCCTGGACAGGTTTGAACAGATGCGTAATGGTGTGGAGTTCCCTCCCTTGCAGGAGATTGGAATGTACGCGCGTGTCACTGCATTCCAGTCCTGAATCACCAAGGTGATTAGAACCGTTTCTTCCACATGCTTACTGATCCCATAACACACTGTTGTTCTAAACTACAAAGTATCCCAGTATCAAAGGCACGCTCTCTTACTACGGCTAGGGGAAATGCTTTTTTACGGGACGTTGTTTATTGCTGGTGCATCATCGTAAAATGCCCTTCATGTTTCAGGCATGTCTAGACCAGAGTTTCTGATGCGCTCTACAGATTACACACCTGTGAGTACGTGCTTCTGTTGGAAGGGTGTTTTTTACCTTGTGCATTGAGGAAAAGGGAATAAACCAGTACTCCTATTGGCTGGAGGGCCTAGGTGATGCAACGCGTCTTTAGAGCTGCCTAATGGTTGCTTGATTATTCTCCCTGTGACTTTTATGATACTTTTAGGACTACGTTTCCCCAAGAAAGTTACTGTGGCAGGAACACCCAACACCTTCACTTGGGGTGGGAGGGTTGTAAAGGAGTCGTGGTTTACCGTGGCCGTGCCGCAGTCGCACTGCTCCCCGATCTCCTTGAAGCCGTTGCCACACACGGGCGGCTGAAGGAGTTTGGTATCCTCGGGCTTGTTGAGCAGGCACTCGGGGTTGCGGGAGTTCAGGTactgctcaaaactgttcacaCTGCAGCTGCTGAAGTGCTGAGGAATGGTGTAGCTGGAAGAGTCACGAGGGGGCGGTAACCATTAGCAACGAGGCCGCTGGGGGTGCGGAACGCAACACCCTCCCTGAggccgctgtgtgtgtgtgtgtgtgtgtgtgtgtgtgtgtgtgtgtgtgtgagtgagtgaacaaAAGCCGTGCTGGAACTTGACAGGCAGTGCCTCtcaagtaaaaatgtttaaaccaGAATGGTATAAACTCTAAATACCTGTTTTAAACATTCAGACACGCATCTAAATAGGTAGGCAGTTCCATACTGAGATGATTAGGTGCACTTACAGACACAGAATCAGACAAAAGATTGGACAAACCTGACTGGCTTTTATAGTCTTAAAGCCCATTTTATTCTATTAGTTTAtgcttaaattatttttaagaaaaatacaaagacaaaGATGATAGCCTATATATGAACTGATTTACAGAACTAAAAcataatatttgaatatttggaaAAGTATCATAGGTGAAAACTAAGATTGTCTTCAGAATATAGGGTGGTTTTGCCAACACTGTTTCTAAATTatagtaaataaacagagagtAGGTATgtccatacatacacacacacacacacacacacacacacacacacacacttgcattagGGCTGAGGTGAAACAGGAGAGCCTAAAGAACAGATATGATTTAGCTCTGGAGGGTTAGTCAGTCCTTTGTGAGGAATTCTTTCCCTCAGTCAGCCTGTATCTATCGAGGAACTTTACATAAGTTGGATGTAACTTCCTTTCTGCAGTTCCTCTCTGTTTCAGTACTACATACAGTACTCAGTACTAAATTAGGAGCATTGATCATGACTGCTACAGGAGGCTATTGGGTCTGCACCTCCAAACTCACATAACACAACAGGACTCGGGTTACGTTCCTTTTTTCCTGCGTACGTTTTACACGGTAAGAAAAAAGGTCAACCCTGTATTAGCGCCGGCGACGGGGCTGCAGCAGGTCGAAGCCATTCCTCA
Protein-coding regions in this window:
- the adam28 gene encoding disintegrin and metalloproteinase domain-containing protein 28, translating into MAGDRHLLWILSLCASLVLSGSRTLDGVAVYEVIRPVRLHSLYKRDVESSRPDVVKYAMTLHGKHIEMELQKNKDLLTKDYTETYYTKEGTPVTTKPEALDLCYYQGKIVNDSGSLVSMSTCDGLRGYFQTAEQRFLIEPLSEDGDHAVLKYEDVNNTPMVCGVTNTSWDTNTDGFPPHTGKSRSRFSGSTSLQQQKYNELFLVADNRMYVKMDKDIDKVRKRMYEIVNFVNTVYKEISTFIAVVGLEVWTDSDKINVTTPAGETLDKFTKWRNDDLLKRQQHDNAHLITAIDFDGSTVGLAFIGTLCSGHSTGVIQDHNPRAVAVGATLSHEMGHNLGMNHDTSSCTCTDNSCIMAAALSYTIPQHFSSCSVNSFEQYLNSRNPECLLNKPEDTKLLQPPVCGNGFKEIGEQCDCGTATECPCCNATTCMLKMGSECAEGECCRECKILDSSYMCREKHDECDLAEYCSGQSGVCPEDVFAVNGLPCKNKMGYCYNGSCPLRKDECIKMWGADAVVASNHCYEQNKRGLFYGFCSRPSSEQFIGCQTEDILCGKLFCSKGQENPINSNGRLARIGDCKTTFFDNISKDNSLVETGTKCDNDKVCSKNQCVDLETAYKATNCSAKCQGHGVCNHKLECTCEPGWLPPDCERRSTSGLSRSGVIAVVVVTFILLGIVLALVAIYLMKRRKRQCQTSRQMRKKEPAPISKSYFSPQRVTPPMLVHPKGPPPHPPKGSPKVPTTAPPKVPPTAPPKVPPTAPPKVPPTAPPKVPPTALPKSLHTDFRAAKQALRPPPPAPKV